In a genomic window of Quercus lobata isolate SW786 chromosome 4, ValleyOak3.0 Primary Assembly, whole genome shotgun sequence:
- the LOC115986646 gene encoding common plant regulatory factor 1-like isoform X3, with amino-acid sequence MGNNEEGKPTKSEKQSSPARLDQTNQTSQTNIHVYPDWAAMQAYYGPRVAIPPYYNSTMASGHAPHPYMWGTPQPMMPPYGAPYAAIYPHGGVYAHPAVTLAVTPMSIETPTKSGNTDRGLMKKLKEFDGLAMSIGNGAAESLEGGAEHRLSQSVETEGSSDGSDGNTAKANQTRRKRSREETPTTGGKTETQASPVTSKEASTATNKVLSATVTPASVAVNLVGNVVSPGMTTTLEFRNTPNTNPKTTTPSVPQSCTALPSEGWPQNERELKRERRKQSNRESARRSRLRKQAETEELAQKVESLTAENDAIKSEIEQLTDNSEKLRLENATLMEKLKKAQLGQREEIILNSIDGKRTLPVSTENLLSRVNNSGSIGKSIEEKSDMYDKNSNSGAKLHQLLDASPRADAVAAG; translated from the exons ATGGGAAACAACGAAGAGGGGAAGCCTACTAAGTCTGAAAAACAATCTTCACCTGCAAGACTG GATCAGACTAATCAGACTAGTCAGACTAATATTCATGTCTATCCTGATTGGGCAGCAATGCAG GCATATTATGGTCCCAGAGTCGCTATTCCACCATATTATAACTCCACCATGGCTTCAGGTCATGCTCCTCACCCATATATGTGGGGTACGCCACAG CCAATGATGCCACCTTATGGGGCACCTTATGCGGCAATCTACCCACATGGAGGGGTTTATGCACATCCTGCAGTTACTCTT GCTGTAACTCCTATGAGCATTGAAACGCCCACAAAATCCGGAAATACAGATCGGGGTTTAATGAAGAAGTTGAAAGAGTTTGATGGGCTAGCAATGTCAATAGGCAATGGTGCTGCTGAGAGCCTTGAGGGTGGGGCTGAACATAGGCTGTCACAGAG TGTGGAGACTGAAGGTTCCAGTGATGGAAGTGACGGGAATACTGCTAAG GCAAATCAAACCAGAAGGAAAAGAAGCCGTGAGGAAACACCAACCACTG GAGGCAAGACAGAGACACAGGCCAGTCCAGTTACTTCCAAGGAGGCCAGTACAGCTACAAATAAGGTCTTGAGTGCAACTGTCACACCTGCTAGCGTTGCTGTAAATCTGGTTGGAAATGTTGTTTCCCCTGGCATGACCACAACATTGGAGTTCAGGAACACTCCTAACACAAACCCCAAAACAACAACTCCTAGTGTCCCTCAATCTTGTACAGCACTGCCTTCTGAAGGGTGGCCACAG AATGAAAGGGAGCTGAAACGAGAGAGGAGGAAACAGTCTAATCGGGAATCTGCTAGGAGGTCCAGGCTGAGGAAGCAG GCTGAAACTGAAGAACTTGCACAGAAAGTTGAATCGTTGACTGCTGAGAATGACGCAATAAAGTCCGAAATAGAACAATTGACTGATAACTCAGAGAAACTAAGGCTAGAGAATGCTACATTAATG GAGAAACTGAAAAAAGCACAACTAGGACAGAGAGAAGAGATTATTTTGAACAGCATTGATGGTAAGAGAACCCTACCTGTTAGTACAGAAAACCTTCTGTCAAGAGTTAATAATTCAGGTTCCATTGGTAAAAGCATTGAGGAAAAGAGTGACATGTATGATAAGAACTCAAACTCTGGTGCCAAGCTGCATCAACTCTTAGATGCAAGTCCCAGGGCTGATGCCGTGGCAGCTGGATGA
- the LOC115986646 gene encoding common plant regulatory factor 1-like isoform X2, with translation MGNNEEGKPTKSEKQSSPARLDQTNQTSQTNIHVYPDWAAMQAYYGPRVAIPPYYNSTMASGHAPHPYMWGTPQPMMPPYGAPYAAIYPHGGVYAHPAVTLGSHSHGQGVPLSPAAVTPMSIETPTKSGNTDRGLMKKLKEFDGLAMSIGNGAAESLEGGAEHRLSQSVETEGSSDGSDGNTAKANQTRRKRSREETPTTGGKTETQASPVTSKEASTATNKVLSATVTPASVAVNLVGNVVSPGMTTTLEFRNTPNTNPKTTTPSVPQSCTALPSEGWPQNERELKRERRKQSNRESARRSRLRKQAETEELAQKVESLTAENDAIKSEIEQLTDNSEKLRLENATLMEKLKKAQLGQREEIILNSIDGKRTLPVSTENLLSRVNNSGSIGKSIEEKSDMYDKNSNSGAKLHQLLDASPRADAVAAG, from the exons ATGGGAAACAACGAAGAGGGGAAGCCTACTAAGTCTGAAAAACAATCTTCACCTGCAAGACTG GATCAGACTAATCAGACTAGTCAGACTAATATTCATGTCTATCCTGATTGGGCAGCAATGCAG GCATATTATGGTCCCAGAGTCGCTATTCCACCATATTATAACTCCACCATGGCTTCAGGTCATGCTCCTCACCCATATATGTGGGGTACGCCACAG CCAATGATGCCACCTTATGGGGCACCTTATGCGGCAATCTACCCACATGGAGGGGTTTATGCACATCCTGCAGTTACTCTT GGGTCACATTCACATGGTCAAGGGGTTCCATTGTCGCCTGCT GCTGTAACTCCTATGAGCATTGAAACGCCCACAAAATCCGGAAATACAGATCGGGGTTTAATGAAGAAGTTGAAAGAGTTTGATGGGCTAGCAATGTCAATAGGCAATGGTGCTGCTGAGAGCCTTGAGGGTGGGGCTGAACATAGGCTGTCACAGAG TGTGGAGACTGAAGGTTCCAGTGATGGAAGTGACGGGAATACTGCTAAG GCAAATCAAACCAGAAGGAAAAGAAGCCGTGAGGAAACACCAACCACTG GAGGCAAGACAGAGACACAGGCCAGTCCAGTTACTTCCAAGGAGGCCAGTACAGCTACAAATAAGGTCTTGAGTGCAACTGTCACACCTGCTAGCGTTGCTGTAAATCTGGTTGGAAATGTTGTTTCCCCTGGCATGACCACAACATTGGAGTTCAGGAACACTCCTAACACAAACCCCAAAACAACAACTCCTAGTGTCCCTCAATCTTGTACAGCACTGCCTTCTGAAGGGTGGCCACAG AATGAAAGGGAGCTGAAACGAGAGAGGAGGAAACAGTCTAATCGGGAATCTGCTAGGAGGTCCAGGCTGAGGAAGCAG GCTGAAACTGAAGAACTTGCACAGAAAGTTGAATCGTTGACTGCTGAGAATGACGCAATAAAGTCCGAAATAGAACAATTGACTGATAACTCAGAGAAACTAAGGCTAGAGAATGCTACATTAATG GAGAAACTGAAAAAAGCACAACTAGGACAGAGAGAAGAGATTATTTTGAACAGCATTGATGGTAAGAGAACCCTACCTGTTAGTACAGAAAACCTTCTGTCAAGAGTTAATAATTCAGGTTCCATTGGTAAAAGCATTGAGGAAAAGAGTGACATGTATGATAAGAACTCAAACTCTGGTGCCAAGCTGCATCAACTCTTAGATGCAAGTCCCAGGGCTGATGCCGTGGCAGCTGGATGA
- the LOC115986646 gene encoding common plant regulatory factor 1-like isoform X1: MGNNEEGKPTKSEKQSSPARLDQTNQTSQTNIHVYPDWAAMQAYYGPRVAIPPYYNSTMASGHAPHPYMWGTPQPMMPPYGAPYAAIYPHGGVYAHPAVTLGSHSHGQGVPLSPAQAVTPMSIETPTKSGNTDRGLMKKLKEFDGLAMSIGNGAAESLEGGAEHRLSQSVETEGSSDGSDGNTAKANQTRRKRSREETPTTGGKTETQASPVTSKEASTATNKVLSATVTPASVAVNLVGNVVSPGMTTTLEFRNTPNTNPKTTTPSVPQSCTALPSEGWPQNERELKRERRKQSNRESARRSRLRKQAETEELAQKVESLTAENDAIKSEIEQLTDNSEKLRLENATLMEKLKKAQLGQREEIILNSIDGKRTLPVSTENLLSRVNNSGSIGKSIEEKSDMYDKNSNSGAKLHQLLDASPRADAVAAG; the protein is encoded by the exons ATGGGAAACAACGAAGAGGGGAAGCCTACTAAGTCTGAAAAACAATCTTCACCTGCAAGACTG GATCAGACTAATCAGACTAGTCAGACTAATATTCATGTCTATCCTGATTGGGCAGCAATGCAG GCATATTATGGTCCCAGAGTCGCTATTCCACCATATTATAACTCCACCATGGCTTCAGGTCATGCTCCTCACCCATATATGTGGGGTACGCCACAG CCAATGATGCCACCTTATGGGGCACCTTATGCGGCAATCTACCCACATGGAGGGGTTTATGCACATCCTGCAGTTACTCTT GGGTCACATTCACATGGTCAAGGGGTTCCATTGTCGCCTGCT CAGGCTGTAACTCCTATGAGCATTGAAACGCCCACAAAATCCGGAAATACAGATCGGGGTTTAATGAAGAAGTTGAAAGAGTTTGATGGGCTAGCAATGTCAATAGGCAATGGTGCTGCTGAGAGCCTTGAGGGTGGGGCTGAACATAGGCTGTCACAGAG TGTGGAGACTGAAGGTTCCAGTGATGGAAGTGACGGGAATACTGCTAAG GCAAATCAAACCAGAAGGAAAAGAAGCCGTGAGGAAACACCAACCACTG GAGGCAAGACAGAGACACAGGCCAGTCCAGTTACTTCCAAGGAGGCCAGTACAGCTACAAATAAGGTCTTGAGTGCAACTGTCACACCTGCTAGCGTTGCTGTAAATCTGGTTGGAAATGTTGTTTCCCCTGGCATGACCACAACATTGGAGTTCAGGAACACTCCTAACACAAACCCCAAAACAACAACTCCTAGTGTCCCTCAATCTTGTACAGCACTGCCTTCTGAAGGGTGGCCACAG AATGAAAGGGAGCTGAAACGAGAGAGGAGGAAACAGTCTAATCGGGAATCTGCTAGGAGGTCCAGGCTGAGGAAGCAG GCTGAAACTGAAGAACTTGCACAGAAAGTTGAATCGTTGACTGCTGAGAATGACGCAATAAAGTCCGAAATAGAACAATTGACTGATAACTCAGAGAAACTAAGGCTAGAGAATGCTACATTAATG GAGAAACTGAAAAAAGCACAACTAGGACAGAGAGAAGAGATTATTTTGAACAGCATTGATGGTAAGAGAACCCTACCTGTTAGTACAGAAAACCTTCTGTCAAGAGTTAATAATTCAGGTTCCATTGGTAAAAGCATTGAGGAAAAGAGTGACATGTATGATAAGAACTCAAACTCTGGTGCCAAGCTGCATCAACTCTTAGATGCAAGTCCCAGGGCTGATGCCGTGGCAGCTGGATGA